Proteins encoded together in one Variovorax paradoxus EPS window:
- a CDS encoding EcsC family protein → MEVLEWGYEKAVNGIPGLDSAKELANDYAKQGGTPIEQANSLIRWQNAKAGTSGFLTGLGGLITLPIAIPANIASVLYVQIRMIAAIAHLGGYDISDDRVKTMVFATLTGDSAKEVLKDIGIAVGKKVALSAINKISGATITKINQAVGFRLLTKFGTTGIINLGKMVPVLGGVVGATFDSVATNIVGNTARNIFIGQETPAGEATAA, encoded by the coding sequence ATGGAAGTTCTGGAATGGGGCTACGAAAAAGCCGTGAACGGCATACCCGGCCTGGATTCGGCAAAAGAACTCGCCAACGACTATGCCAAGCAAGGCGGAACGCCTATCGAGCAGGCCAATTCGCTCATTCGCTGGCAAAACGCCAAAGCTGGAACCTCGGGATTCCTGACCGGACTTGGCGGACTCATCACCTTGCCCATTGCCATTCCAGCCAACATCGCCAGCGTGCTTTACGTGCAAATCCGGATGATTGCGGCCATCGCCCACCTCGGCGGGTACGACATATCTGACGATAGAGTCAAGACCATGGTGTTCGCCACCCTGACCGGCGATTCGGCCAAGGAGGTGCTCAAAGACATCGGCATCGCGGTGGGCAAGAAGGTTGCATTGAGCGCCATCAACAAGATCAGCGGCGCCACGATCACGAAGATCAACCAGGCTGTCGGATTCCGTCTGCTGACGAAGTTTGGCACCACTGGCATCATCAACTTGGGCAAGATGGTGCCCGTTCTCGGCGGCGTCGTGGGCGCGACTTTCGATTCGGTTGCCACCAACATTGTTGGCAACACGGCCAGGAACATCTTCATCGGGCAAGAGACGCCGGCGGGCGAAGCTACGGCGGCCTGA
- a CDS encoding helicase-related protein, giving the protein MPENLIPKELTAGQIRSFINFDGGEHVDVEGTQQSRAQSEGVAALWHLLRSKGFAYLADEVGMGKTRQAMAVIALQLLEDPNAQVVIVCPGQTLQRQWLGEWDAFLRSCYKLVDNRLRSAVTGLPVSRVAMHERLSDFAHTLQLNERRIHLLRYSSFSRPLSFGVLPRNGEIDLNAVFATYAAALIPLSAEPSTKDRQALQHALTPGTVLLAAREELIHALSDRYATQVGHLLCARGISLAVFDEAQYLRHIGNLQNRHIRQVFRPHARRWLFLSATPLHSGPGDLRSLDAYLGDPPSVENQAPHCARCAPQGRSPQIAARMKPGATAYQDVVDIMREFTVRRVRTYQDGDGNTYLKSQYRRYQRLKISGTKDPFTALTMALVQKRLVQALDGHNNRFSQGECSSFESLATSVRSHRQRAAKAKAKAMIKAGTGAEELDQGEFERGTDRLPRDAQPSIDRATIDALTTSFNEAASLLDRRSDPTTARRYSLPHAKLIDVARRVFENSLRDASCHKSLIFVRRLDTVDELLDLLRTEFQQEVDRRLSIWHDWLAAPGSALVLRQPHWVDGRFWNSAADSSEDAENDSQPDEPSGNESGDTPGKANELEYFRALRYLKGEVRGKLHSFQARLRDRRLTRNPLGAFLQAREEQLNAADAEAWDAADEAWDELVEVCLGETHASLTGPGQLLHWLVHRPESGSPAFWKLATLQRCLLQSMRQTDLLVDLYVLNRHVSSLGVDGRAWTLPQKLLWMLGAGAGLGQGAFPEQLTDYASNWRAKFRDWMLHFDTIIDKCLRGGSSAGWEQIHERANSAFDRMQPVFGRSGRLDDQNAVPQFKFPVHPNVLVCTDVLKEGVDLHLFCDDVIHYGVAWTSGDLEQRIGRVDRFGSLISRRLAISRQEHWTTQGRPRLTVEFPFLDGTLDAPQVNRVILAKVRSDMRMDLGRRSDEIDKLGELNLDDLDDSDGTSASAAAPVVSFYPEGVPKDDALQLPAPPDLIADMLACDASTTLSHHRDDLHMPRLGVVRIRGKVDAALSDNPLLRRVKMTGRKSVFDRQEEWLTCDARESTSLSLGRALREAGPVSTTALEGSCLFRFDTVWNTLVHCATVDLPLAPAPAILQPVLLEVLGDFLLLRAPLFPACEVHDDAWLGNNAQRCEWAHLTSDASIVWLVSFVARSNEPAVIADVVDHLASRLGQLAGSIGPGLSRSLNVTRCTYRSRTALPPCTEIAAFWRNERGIPMIDAKWQGAGDFLSGMEAWFRAAFSEVLVTLKDVTYSHEGPMSIAKGGVLHLATQGPERFSLQAFVQPGNVVSDPDGVIEGPWIVWELVASTSTLGAKPTLPHTPWHYMPHFPSSEGWHGEQKENRRVYVSQDERYRYLAVYHRPTAWDVHRSALLAAWTEALPRMQGTNFQRQALRQSFFE; this is encoded by the coding sequence ATGCCTGAAAACCTGATACCTAAAGAACTGACGGCCGGCCAGATCCGCAGCTTCATCAACTTCGACGGCGGCGAACACGTCGACGTCGAGGGCACGCAGCAATCACGCGCGCAAAGCGAAGGCGTGGCGGCACTATGGCACCTGCTGCGCAGCAAGGGCTTCGCCTACCTGGCCGACGAAGTCGGCATGGGCAAAACCCGGCAGGCGATGGCGGTTATCGCCCTGCAGTTGCTAGAAGACCCGAACGCTCAGGTTGTCATTGTCTGTCCCGGCCAAACACTGCAAAGGCAGTGGCTGGGGGAATGGGATGCGTTCCTTCGCAGTTGCTACAAGCTCGTGGACAACCGCCTGCGCAGCGCCGTCACGGGGCTGCCCGTGAGCCGCGTTGCAATGCACGAAAGACTCAGCGATTTTGCGCATACCCTGCAGTTGAACGAGCGCCGAATTCATTTGTTGAGATATTCATCGTTCAGCCGGCCGCTCTCCTTCGGGGTGTTGCCTCGCAACGGCGAGATCGACCTGAACGCCGTTTTCGCGACCTATGCGGCGGCGTTGATTCCGCTGAGCGCGGAGCCCTCAACCAAAGACAGGCAGGCACTGCAACACGCACTGACGCCGGGCACGGTGCTTCTCGCGGCCCGCGAAGAGCTGATCCATGCGCTCAGTGACCGGTACGCGACGCAGGTGGGGCATCTCTTGTGCGCGCGTGGCATCTCGCTGGCGGTGTTCGACGAGGCGCAGTATCTGCGTCACATAGGCAACCTCCAGAACCGTCACATCCGGCAGGTGTTTCGCCCGCATGCCCGGCGCTGGCTTTTCCTCAGTGCGACCCCGCTTCACAGCGGTCCGGGCGACTTGCGAAGTCTTGACGCTTACCTGGGCGATCCGCCCTCCGTCGAAAACCAGGCTCCTCATTGCGCGAGATGCGCCCCCCAAGGGCGCTCTCCGCAGATTGCGGCGCGCATGAAGCCCGGAGCAACTGCCTATCAGGACGTGGTGGACATCATGCGGGAGTTCACGGTGCGGCGCGTGCGGACGTACCAGGACGGCGACGGCAATACTTATCTGAAGAGTCAATACCGCCGCTATCAGCGTTTGAAAATTTCAGGAACAAAAGACCCGTTCACGGCACTCACCATGGCGCTCGTGCAAAAGCGACTTGTGCAGGCGCTTGACGGACACAACAACCGTTTTTCGCAAGGCGAGTGCTCGTCGTTCGAATCCCTGGCGACATCGGTGCGATCGCACAGGCAGCGTGCCGCCAAAGCCAAAGCCAAAGCCATGATCAAGGCAGGGACAGGCGCAGAGGAGCTCGATCAAGGCGAATTCGAGAGGGGTACTGATCGCCTGCCCAGAGACGCGCAACCGAGCATCGACCGCGCAACCATCGACGCGCTCACGACGTCGTTCAATGAAGCCGCCTCGCTACTGGATCGGCGTTCCGACCCAACCACGGCCCGAAGGTACTCGCTGCCGCACGCCAAGCTGATCGATGTGGCCCGGCGCGTGTTCGAGAATAGTCTGCGCGATGCGAGCTGCCACAAGAGTCTCATATTCGTTCGGCGGCTGGACACCGTCGACGAACTATTGGATCTTCTGCGCACTGAATTCCAGCAGGAAGTCGATCGGCGTCTCTCTATCTGGCATGACTGGCTGGCCGCACCGGGCTCGGCCCTGGTGCTTCGCCAGCCGCATTGGGTGGATGGACGGTTTTGGAACTCGGCTGCCGATTCAAGCGAGGACGCGGAGAACGACTCGCAGCCCGACGAGCCCTCTGGAAATGAATCCGGCGACACACCGGGAAAGGCAAATGAACTCGAATATTTCCGCGCGCTGCGCTACCTGAAGGGCGAGGTACGAGGCAAGCTGCACTCCTTCCAGGCACGCCTGCGTGACAGGCGCCTCACGCGCAACCCATTGGGAGCCTTCCTGCAGGCGCGCGAAGAGCAATTGAATGCGGCGGATGCCGAGGCTTGGGATGCCGCCGACGAAGCGTGGGATGAACTTGTCGAGGTCTGCCTCGGCGAGACTCATGCATCACTCACGGGCCCGGGCCAGTTGCTGCATTGGCTGGTGCATCGCCCAGAGTCAGGCAGCCCGGCGTTCTGGAAGCTCGCCACACTACAGCGCTGCCTGCTGCAGTCGATGCGACAAACCGATCTGCTCGTCGACCTGTATGTGCTGAACCGCCATGTGAGCAGCCTCGGAGTTGACGGCCGCGCCTGGACGTTGCCCCAAAAGTTGCTGTGGATGCTCGGCGCGGGCGCTGGCCTCGGGCAGGGTGCTTTCCCCGAGCAACTCACCGACTATGCGAGCAATTGGCGAGCCAAGTTTCGCGACTGGATGCTGCACTTCGACACCATCATCGACAAATGCCTGCGCGGCGGAAGTTCGGCCGGGTGGGAACAGATCCATGAGCGCGCGAACAGTGCCTTCGACCGGATGCAGCCCGTGTTCGGTCGTTCCGGTCGGCTAGACGACCAAAATGCGGTTCCCCAATTCAAGTTTCCGGTGCATCCCAACGTGCTGGTATGCACCGACGTACTCAAAGAAGGCGTCGATCTTCATTTGTTCTGCGACGACGTGATTCACTACGGAGTCGCATGGACCTCCGGTGACCTCGAGCAGCGGATCGGACGTGTGGACCGGTTCGGCAGCCTGATCAGCCGTCGACTGGCAATCAGCAGGCAAGAGCACTGGACGACGCAGGGCCGGCCGCGTCTGACGGTGGAGTTTCCTTTTTTGGACGGCACCTTGGACGCGCCGCAAGTCAATCGCGTGATCCTGGCCAAGGTCCGCAGCGACATGCGAATGGATCTGGGACGCCGGAGCGATGAGATCGACAAACTCGGCGAACTCAACCTTGACGATTTGGACGACTCAGATGGCACGTCGGCTTCAGCGGCCGCGCCAGTCGTGTCTTTCTACCCGGAGGGGGTGCCCAAGGACGACGCATTGCAACTGCCGGCTCCGCCAGATCTGATCGCCGACATGCTCGCTTGCGATGCCTCGACTACCCTTTCCCACCACCGCGACGACCTGCACATGCCGCGACTGGGCGTTGTTCGCATCCGCGGCAAAGTCGATGCGGCCTTGTCCGACAATCCATTGTTGCGGCGGGTGAAGATGACAGGACGCAAGTCTGTGTTCGACCGGCAAGAGGAATGGCTCACTTGCGACGCCCGCGAGAGCACCAGTCTTTCGTTGGGCCGAGCCCTGCGCGAAGCGGGTCCGGTAAGCACGACCGCGTTGGAGGGGAGTTGCCTTTTTCGCTTCGACACCGTGTGGAACACGCTCGTTCACTGTGCCACCGTCGATCTGCCGCTGGCGCCCGCCCCGGCGATTCTTCAGCCTGTATTGCTTGAAGTGCTCGGCGATTTCCTGCTGCTGCGCGCTCCGTTGTTCCCCGCATGCGAAGTCCATGACGATGCATGGCTCGGCAACAACGCCCAACGATGCGAATGGGCCCATCTCACTTCGGACGCGAGCATCGTTTGGCTGGTGTCGTTCGTCGCGAGAAGCAATGAGCCCGCGGTCATCGCGGATGTGGTGGATCATCTGGCGTCCCGCCTCGGCCAGCTCGCCGGATCGATCGGGCCAGGGCTTTCGCGCTCGCTGAACGTGACGCGTTGTACGTATCGCAGCCGCACGGCACTGCCTCCGTGTACCGAGATCGCGGCCTTCTGGCGCAACGAACGAGGAATTCCGATGATCGATGCCAAATGGCAAGGGGCAGGGGATTTCCTGTCCGGAATGGAAGCGTGGTTTCGCGCTGCTTTCAGCGAGGTACTGGTCACATTGAAAGACGTGACGTATTCGCATGAAGGGCCCATGTCGATCGCCAAGGGCGGCGTGCTACACCTTGCAACTCAAGGGCCGGAACGATTTAGCCTGCAGGCGTTCGTGCAGCCGGGGAACGTGGTGTCCGACCCGGACGGAGTCATCGAGGGCCCCTGGATCGTGTGGGAACTTGTGGCTAGCACGTCGACCTTGGGCGCGAAGCCCACCTTGCCTCACACGCCTTGGCACTATATGCCCCACTTTCCGTCGAGCGAAGGATGGCATGGTGAGCAGAAAGAGAATCGTCGTGTCTATGTCAGCCAGGACGAACGGTATCGCTATCTAGCGGTCTATCACCGTCCGACAGCTTGGGATGTTCACCGTTCCGCGCTATTAGCCGCATGGACTGAGGCGTTGCCGCGGATGCAGGGCACCAATTTTCAGAGGCAAGCATTGCGGCAGTCGTTTTTTGAATGA
- a CDS encoding ShlB/FhaC/HecB family hemolysin secretion/activation protein, protein MLAGVLLGGPLWAQAQVPSTPQPFVEQQRQQERERALREQNERTVDQRLQAALPAPTQRIPESESPCFRIDRVLLVGEQAEAFQWAVADLSGPEGNDSPLGRCLGTAGVNVVLARAQQAAIARGFVTTRVLTAPQDLSTGTLTLSLIPGRIAAIRLTPDSSSTLLGNSALLTTAIPARVGDLLNLRDIEQGLENLKRAPTAEADIQIEPSTAVGAKPGDSDLVVKYVQSKKWRVTLSLDDSGTKATGRNQAGATVSLDNPFGLNDLFYVSANHSVNSHFLSEPSYGTEGQTAHYSLPFGYWMLGFTASNSQYHQSVAGLNGDIVYAGKTNNAEVKLSRLLYRDQSRKTTVAVKGWRRESRNFVDDTEVEVQHRVVGGWEFSLNHKEFIGEATLEGTLAYKRGTGGFGSRVAPEEEFGEGTSRLKLYTADVTLNAPFKLGEQKLRYSGLIRAQWNRTPLTPQDRFAIGGRYTVRGFDGETSLLGERGMLIRNDIGWAMGQSGAELYAGMDYGHVGGRSTVDLLGRSLAGAVVGVRGQWSRLSYDFFVGAPIRKPEGYRTAKVTLGFNLNVSF, encoded by the coding sequence ATGTTGGCCGGTGTGCTGTTGGGCGGTCCGTTGTGGGCGCAGGCCCAGGTTCCCAGCACTCCCCAACCCTTCGTCGAACAGCAACGCCAGCAGGAACGCGAACGCGCCCTGCGCGAGCAGAACGAGCGCACGGTTGATCAGCGCCTGCAAGCCGCGCTGCCTGCGCCTACCCAGCGCATCCCTGAATCCGAGTCGCCGTGCTTTCGGATCGACCGCGTATTGCTGGTTGGCGAGCAGGCCGAGGCCTTCCAGTGGGCTGTTGCTGATCTCTCCGGCCCCGAGGGCAACGATTCACCGCTGGGTCGATGCCTCGGAACCGCAGGCGTCAACGTGGTGCTCGCGCGCGCTCAGCAGGCGGCCATCGCGCGCGGGTTCGTCACCACGCGGGTGCTGACTGCGCCGCAGGATCTCTCGACCGGCACGCTGACCCTTTCGCTGATCCCGGGCCGCATCGCCGCGATCCGCCTGACGCCCGACTCTTCGTCCACGCTGCTCGGTAATTCCGCCTTGCTGACCACCGCAATTCCTGCGCGTGTTGGCGATCTACTGAACCTGCGCGATATCGAGCAAGGCCTCGAGAACCTGAAGCGCGCTCCGACAGCCGAAGCCGACATCCAGATCGAGCCATCGACTGCGGTCGGTGCAAAACCCGGCGACAGCGATCTGGTCGTCAAGTACGTCCAGTCCAAGAAATGGCGCGTCACGCTGAGCCTCGACGACAGCGGCACCAAGGCCACAGGCCGCAACCAAGCTGGCGCCACCGTCTCGCTCGACAACCCTTTCGGCCTGAACGACCTGTTCTACGTCAGCGCCAACCACAGCGTCAACAGCCACTTCCTGTCCGAGCCGAGCTATGGCACCGAAGGCCAGACGGCGCACTACTCGCTGCCGTTCGGCTACTGGATGCTCGGCTTCACCGCCTCCAACAGCCAGTACCACCAGAGCGTCGCCGGCCTGAACGGCGACATCGTCTATGCCGGCAAGACCAACAACGCCGAGGTCAAGCTCTCGCGCCTGCTCTACCGCGACCAGAGCCGCAAGACCACGGTGGCCGTCAAGGGCTGGCGTCGCGAGTCGCGCAACTTCGTGGACGACACCGAGGTCGAGGTGCAGCACCGCGTGGTCGGCGGCTGGGAATTCAGCCTGAACCACAAGGAGTTCATCGGCGAAGCGACGCTCGAAGGCACGCTGGCCTACAAGCGTGGCACCGGCGGCTTCGGCTCGCGCGTCGCGCCGGAAGAAGAGTTCGGCGAGGGCACCTCGCGCCTGAAGCTGTACACGGCCGATGTCACCCTCAACGCGCCGTTCAAGCTCGGCGAGCAGAAGCTGCGCTACTCCGGCCTGATCCGCGCTCAATGGAACCGCACGCCACTCACGCCACAGGACCGCTTCGCCATCGGCGGACGCTACACGGTGCGTGGCTTCGATGGCGAGACCAGCCTGTTGGGCGAACGCGGCATGCTGATCCGCAACGACATCGGTTGGGCGATGGGGCAGAGCGGGGCGGAGCTGTATGCAGGCATGGACTACGGCCATGTCGGTGGCCGCTCCACGGTCGACCTTCTCGGTCGCAGTTTGGCAGGCGCCGTCGTCGGCGTGCGAGGCCAGTGGAGCAGGCTGAGCTACGATTTTTTCGTTGGTGCTCCCATTCGCAAGCCCGAGGGCTATCGCACGGCCAAGGTCACATTGGGCTTCAACCTCAACGTAAGCTTCTAG